A single region of the Ancylobacter novellus DSM 506 genome encodes:
- a CDS encoding alpha,alpha-trehalose-phosphate synthase (UDP-forming) yields the protein MARLVIVSNRVASPKERAAKAGGLAVALREALGQRGGLWFGWSGETQTDPPPPKVFRSGRVTYALQTLDPEDQRAHYAGYANGALWPLCHYRLGAISYRRADWLGYRRVSEHFARSLMPLLTPDDTVWVHDYHFIPLAAELRKLGFEGRIGYFHHIPWPTPEVFLTLPSHAALVQDLSHYDLVGLQTEHDVRALLTYISSEAHGWIAPGGVVGLRERRFRILSFPIGIDAAAFVHDAKASVGRDEERRLEASLAGRALAVGVDRLDYSKGLPNKFAAFGELLNAYPEHRSKVTMMQIAPVSREEVAEYRALRRELEELGGAINGEYAEFDWVPLRYLNKAFPRATLAAIYRNARLGLVTPLRDGMNLVAKEYVAAQNPKDPGVLVLSRFAGAADELTGALIVNPYDIEGMAEAFNVGLRMPLEERKERWRANMDKVETNTIHEWCENFIAELSRPVDQFTAGPESGWTPARG from the coding sequence TTGGCGCGGCTCGTAATCGTCTCCAACCGGGTGGCCTCTCCGAAGGAGCGGGCCGCCAAGGCAGGAGGCCTGGCGGTCGCGCTGCGCGAGGCACTTGGACAACGTGGCGGGCTCTGGTTCGGCTGGAGCGGCGAGACCCAGACCGATCCGCCGCCGCCGAAAGTGTTCCGCTCCGGCCGCGTCACCTACGCGCTGCAGACGCTCGATCCCGAAGACCAGCGCGCCCACTATGCCGGCTATGCCAATGGCGCGCTGTGGCCGCTGTGCCATTACCGGCTTGGCGCCATCTCCTACCGCCGCGCCGACTGGCTCGGCTACCGGCGGGTGAGCGAGCATTTCGCCCGCTCGCTGATGCCGCTGCTGACCCCGGATGACACCGTCTGGGTGCATGACTACCACTTCATCCCGCTGGCGGCGGAGCTGCGCAAGCTCGGCTTCGAGGGGCGGATCGGCTATTTCCACCACATCCCCTGGCCGACGCCGGAAGTCTTCCTCACCTTGCCCTCGCATGCGGCGCTGGTGCAGGACCTGTCGCATTACGACCTCGTCGGCTTGCAGACCGAGCACGACGTGCGCGCGCTGCTGACCTACATCTCCTCCGAGGCGCATGGCTGGATCGCCCCGGGCGGCGTGGTCGGCCTGCGCGAGCGGCGCTTCCGCATCCTCTCCTTCCCGATCGGCATAGACGCGGCGGCCTTCGTGCACGACGCGAAGGCCTCGGTCGGGCGCGACGAGGAGCGCCGGCTGGAGGCAAGCCTCGCCGGCCGGGCGCTGGCGGTCGGCGTCGACCGGCTCGACTATTCCAAGGGCCTGCCGAACAAGTTCGCCGCCTTCGGCGAGCTGCTCAATGCCTATCCCGAGCACCGCTCCAAGGTGACGATGATGCAGATCGCGCCGGTCTCGCGCGAGGAGGTCGCCGAGTACCGGGCGCTGCGCCGCGAGCTGGAGGAGCTCGGCGGCGCCATCAACGGCGAATATGCCGAGTTCGACTGGGTGCCGCTGCGCTACCTCAACAAGGCGTTCCCGCGCGCGACGCTCGCCGCCATCTACCGCAACGCCCGGCTCGGGCTGGTGACGCCGCTGCGCGACGGCATGAACCTCGTCGCCAAGGAATATGTCGCGGCGCAGAACCCGAAGGACCCCGGCGTGCTCGTCCTCTCGCGCTTCGCCGGCGCGGCGGACGAGCTGACCGGCGCGCTGATCGTCAATCCCTACGACATCGAAGGGATGGCGGAGGCGTTCAACGTCGGCCTGCGCATGCCGCTGGAGGAGCGCAAGGAACGCTGGCGCGCCAATATGGACAAAGTCGAGACCAACACGATCCACGAATGGTGCGAGAACTTCATCGCCGAATTGTCGCGGCCGGTTGACCAATTCACCGCCGGGCCCGAGTCTGGCTGGACGCCGGCGCGCGGCTGA
- a CDS encoding cupin domain-containing protein, which translates to MTADEVIALLDLAPGATCGYVRLTYVAGERITPGGLAAPFETGRPMGSALYFLVTPQAPVQLHRIRNDQLYHYYLGDPLEVLLLREDGSTERVVVGPDLAAGQLVQLFIPGGTFHTARLVPGGRWFLGASTEWPGVEPQDVELGDMEALAARFPAAEAQIRSFLVPAAG; encoded by the coding sequence ATGACCGCCGATGAGGTGATTGCGCTGCTCGACCTCGCGCCCGGCGCGACCTGCGGCTATGTGCGCCTGACCTATGTCGCCGGCGAGCGCATCACGCCGGGCGGATTGGCCGCGCCATTCGAGACCGGGCGGCCTATGGGCTCGGCGCTGTATTTCCTGGTGACGCCGCAGGCGCCGGTGCAGCTCCACCGCATCCGCAACGACCAGCTCTATCACTATTACCTCGGCGACCCGCTGGAGGTGCTGCTGCTGCGCGAGGACGGTTCCACCGAGCGCGTCGTGGTGGGCCCGGACCTCGCCGCCGGCCAGCTCGTGCAGCTCTTCATTCCCGGCGGCACCTTCCACACCGCCCGGCTCGTGCCCGGCGGGCGGTGGTTCCTCGGCGCCAGCACGGAATGGCCCGGCGTCGAGCCGCAGGATGTCGAACTCGGCGACATGGAGGCACTGGCGGCGAGATTCCCGGCGGCGGAGGCGCAGATACGCAGCTTTCTCGTGCCGGCGGCGGGCTAG
- a CDS encoding glycoside hydrolase family 15 protein: MNSGLDLAAIGNSTIAALIDRKGRIAWCCWPRIDGDPVFSSLLGGEEPEAGFFDVVLDGEVTATRRYQRNTAIVETILENDKGAKLRIIDFAPRFKLYDRIYRPAMLVRRIEPLSGTCRVTIRLRPHSNWGEQRPEPVRGSNHMRFASDDFTLRATTDLPIVYVMEERPFVIGKAATIVLGPDEPFPSSLADTTRGFEEKTRDYWHDWVRYLSVPFEWQDAVIRAAISLKLCAYEETGGIVAALTTSIPEAPHSIRNWDYRHCWLRDSYFTVRALNLLGATRTMEDYIRYLTTVIASEPSGRLAPVYSIVPGTPLEERFATALPGFCGMGPVRVGNQAAEQVQNDGYGHVVLAAAQMFFDERLPNRGDKALFNLLESVAAKAVDFAFEPDAGLWELRGKKRLHTFSAVMSWAACDRLSRIARVLEMPERTQFWSERANGIRARILSFAWSDKLNSFVDAEEDGQLDASLLLLAELGFVRPDDPRYIATVDTIGRELKRNGYMMRYAGEDDFGLPETSFTICSFWYAGALDLIGRRDEAREMFTSLLARRNEAGLLSEDIDNQTLELWGNIPQTYSMVGLIDTAMRLSKTWEEAFWRGS; the protein is encoded by the coding sequence GTGAATTCCGGCCTGGACCTCGCCGCCATCGGCAACTCGACCATCGCCGCCCTGATCGACCGCAAGGGCCGCATCGCCTGGTGCTGCTGGCCGCGCATCGACGGCGATCCCGTCTTCTCCTCGCTGCTCGGCGGAGAGGAGCCGGAGGCCGGTTTCTTCGACGTGGTGCTCGACGGCGAGGTGACGGCCACCCGCCGCTACCAGCGCAACACCGCCATCGTCGAGACCATCCTGGAGAACGACAAGGGCGCCAAGCTGCGGATCATCGACTTCGCGCCGCGCTTCAAGCTCTATGACCGCATCTACCGCCCGGCGATGCTGGTGCGGCGGATCGAGCCGCTTTCCGGCACCTGCCGGGTCACGATACGCCTGCGCCCGCACTCCAACTGGGGCGAGCAGCGACCGGAGCCGGTGCGCGGCTCCAATCACATGCGCTTCGCGAGCGACGACTTCACCCTGCGCGCCACCACCGACCTGCCGATCGTCTACGTGATGGAGGAACGCCCCTTCGTCATCGGCAAGGCGGCGACCATCGTGCTGGGGCCGGACGAGCCCTTCCCGTCCAGCCTCGCCGATACCACGCGCGGCTTCGAGGAAAAGACCCGCGACTACTGGCACGACTGGGTGCGCTACCTCTCCGTGCCGTTCGAATGGCAGGACGCGGTCATCCGCGCCGCCATCTCGCTGAAGCTGTGCGCCTATGAGGAGACCGGCGGCATCGTCGCCGCGCTCACCACCTCCATCCCCGAGGCGCCGCACTCCATCCGCAACTGGGACTACCGGCACTGCTGGCTGCGCGATTCCTACTTCACCGTGCGGGCGCTGAACCTGCTCGGGGCGACGCGCACCATGGAGGACTATATCCGCTACCTCACCACGGTGATCGCTTCCGAGCCCTCGGGGCGGCTGGCGCCGGTCTATTCGATCGTGCCGGGCACGCCGCTGGAGGAACGCTTCGCCACCGCCCTGCCCGGCTTCTGCGGCATGGGGCCGGTGCGCGTCGGCAACCAGGCGGCCGAGCAGGTGCAGAACGACGGCTACGGCCATGTCGTGCTGGCGGCGGCGCAGATGTTCTTCGACGAGCGCCTGCCCAATCGCGGCGACAAGGCGCTGTTCAACCTCCTGGAAAGCGTCGCCGCCAAGGCGGTGGACTTCGCCTTCGAGCCCGATGCCGGGCTGTGGGAACTGCGCGGCAAGAAGCGGCTGCACACCTTCTCGGCGGTGATGAGCTGGGCCGCCTGCGACCGTCTCTCGCGCATCGCCCGCGTGCTGGAGATGCCCGAGCGGACGCAGTTCTGGTCCGAGCGCGCCAACGGCATCCGCGCCCGCATCCTCTCCTTCGCCTGGAGCGACAAGCTGAACAGCTTCGTCGACGCCGAGGAGGACGGGCAGCTCGACGCCAGCCTGCTGCTGCTGGCCGAGCTCGGCTTCGTGCGGCCGGACGATCCGCGCTACATCGCCACCGTCGACACGATCGGCCGCGAGCTGAAGCGCAACGGCTACATGATGCGCTACGCCGGCGAGGACGATTTCGGCCTGCCGGAGACCTCCTTCACCATCTGCTCGTTCTGGTACGCCGGGGCGCTCGACCTGATCGGCCGCCGCGACGAGGCACGCGAGATGTTCACCAGCCTCCTCGCCCGGCGCAACGAGGCGGGGCTGCTGTCCGAGGACATCGACAACCAGACGCTCGAACTGTGGGGCAACATCCCGCAGACCTATTCCATGGTCGGTCTCATCGACACGGCCATGCGCTTGTCGAAAACATGGGAGGAAGCGTTTTGGCGCGGCTCGTAA
- the otsB gene encoding trehalose-phosphatase: protein MHPLPEPDWALFLDIDGTLIEHADHPEGVTIPDYLPDLLTNLQVVLGGAVALVSGRTIDWMDKRFAPARLPASGQHGAEIRLAPDTPSVPIPEPKWRKPLEKALDEVLTTWPGVFVEHKPLSLAVHFRAVPQFGDVIMDRVIELGTGLNDGVEFLKGRFVIEVRQGGRDKGTAVEQFMNTALFTGRRPVFLGDDVTDEDGFRAVRAAGGLAVAVGPRPTQQADYRLATPMEVRDWLGTIPEALERVAP, encoded by the coding sequence ATGCATCCTCTCCCCGAGCCCGACTGGGCGCTCTTTCTCGATATCGACGGCACGCTGATCGAGCATGCCGACCACCCGGAAGGGGTGACGATTCCCGACTATCTGCCGGACCTGCTCACCAACCTGCAAGTGGTGCTGGGCGGGGCGGTGGCGCTGGTGTCGGGCCGCACCATCGACTGGATGGACAAGCGTTTCGCCCCCGCCCGGCTCCCGGCCTCCGGCCAGCACGGGGCGGAGATCCGCCTTGCCCCGGACACGCCCTCGGTGCCGATTCCCGAGCCGAAATGGCGCAAGCCGCTGGAGAAGGCGCTCGACGAGGTGCTCACCACCTGGCCCGGCGTGTTCGTCGAGCACAAGCCGCTGTCGCTGGCGGTGCATTTCCGCGCCGTGCCGCAGTTCGGCGACGTCATCATGGACAGGGTGATCGAGCTCGGCACCGGGCTGAACGACGGCGTCGAGTTCCTCAAGGGCCGCTTCGTCATCGAGGTGCGCCAGGGCGGACGCGACAAGGGCACGGCGGTCGAGCAGTTCATGAACACGGCGCTGTTCACCGGGCGGCGGCCGGTGTTCCTCGGCGACGACGTCACCGACGAGGACGGCTTCCGCGCCGTCCGCGCGGCCGGCGGCCTCGCCGTCGCGGTGGGACCGCGCCCGACCCAGCAGGCCGACTACCGCCTCGCGACGCCCATGGAGGTGCGCGACTGGCTCGGCACGATTCCCGAAGCACTGGAGCGCGTCGCCCCGTGA